A section of the Quatrionicoccus australiensis genome encodes:
- a CDS encoding 2-phosphosulfolactate phosphatase, whose product MKFSRIFLNRLQNQVDTADTVVVIDVLRSFTTAAVALANGATAIYPVEGIAAAQVLAGRIAGALSVGAVGGGDPVPGFDFGNSPSALLPVDLRGQPMVMSTAAGVRGLQRYRQARRLYAASLVCARATAEAIRAAGADEVCFVITGEWVDRDGDEDIACADYIEALLCGQPVEPAVFAERVRTSDFGRRFTAGTWPNLPLADLDLCAEVDRFDFAMPVLHDGEHLVIR is encoded by the coding sequence ATGAAATTTTCGCGAATTTTCCTGAACCGCCTGCAAAACCAGGTCGACACCGCTGACACGGTGGTCGTCATCGACGTACTGCGCTCGTTTACGACGGCAGCGGTAGCGCTGGCCAACGGGGCGACGGCGATCTATCCGGTCGAGGGGATTGCGGCGGCACAGGTGCTGGCCGGGCGCATTGCCGGTGCGCTGTCGGTTGGCGCGGTCGGCGGCGGCGATCCGGTGCCCGGCTTCGATTTCGGCAATTCCCCGTCGGCCTTGCTGCCGGTCGACCTGCGCGGCCAGCCGATGGTGATGAGTACGGCGGCCGGTGTGCGCGGCCTGCAGCGTTACCGCCAGGCGCGCCGGCTCTACGCGGCGAGCCTGGTCTGTGCGCGGGCGACGGCGGAGGCGATCCGCGCCGCCGGGGCCGATGAAGTCTGTTTCGTGATCACCGGCGAATGGGTGGATCGCGATGGTGACGAGGACATCGCCTGCGCCGACTACATCGAGGCCCTGTTGTGCGGTCAACCGGTGGAACCTGCGGTATTTGCCGAACGGGTGCGCACATCCGATTTCGGCCGCCGTTTCACGGCCGGTACCTGGCCCAACCTGCCGCTGGCCGATCTGGATCTCTGCGCCGAGGTCGATCGTTTCGACTTTGCCATGCCGGTGCTGCACGACGGCGAGCATCTGGTCATTCGCTGA
- a CDS encoding rhodanese-like domain-containing protein codes for MIKKLLAAAAILAVTTGVMAQEKELLRIIGEDKQFVVQTKNGPFVITRTMTPCAKNKGWLQPLIPVPGVHPVTEIEMLHAMNDKDALIVDMREPDDRIKGTIPNSYHIPYTLVSGRMDELGCSKAGGKWDCSKAKKVYAFCNGPVCPQSPTAINAMVRDGFPVDKIYYYRGGMLDWDALGFPIVKDEF; via the coding sequence ATGATCAAGAAACTACTCGCAGCCGCGGCGATTCTCGCTGTCACGACCGGCGTCATGGCGCAGGAAAAGGAGCTGCTGCGCATCATCGGCGAAGACAAGCAGTTCGTCGTGCAAACCAAGAACGGCCCCTTCGTCATCACCCGCACCATGACGCCTTGCGCCAAGAACAAGGGCTGGCTGCAGCCGCTGATTCCGGTGCCCGGCGTGCATCCGGTCACCGAAATCGAAATGTTGCATGCCATGAACGACAAGGATGCACTGATCGTCGACATGCGTGAGCCGGACGACCGCATCAAGGGCACCATCCCCAACTCGTACCACATTCCCTACACTCTGGTTTCCGGGCGCATGGACGAGCTCGGCTGCAGCAAGGCCGGCGGCAAGTGGGATTGCAGCAAAGCCAAGAAGGTCTACGCCTTCTGCAACGGCCCGGTCTGCCCGCAAAGCCCGACCGCGATCAATGCCATGGTGCGCGACGGCTTCCCGGTGGACAAGATTTACTACTACCGCGGCGGCATGCTGGATTGGGATGCGCTCGGCTTCCCCATCGTCAAGGACGAATTCTGA
- a CDS encoding carbonic anhydrase, with translation MQKIIDGFLNFQQNVFPEHSELFQRLAKAQSPSALFVTCSDSRVVPELLTQQDPGDLFVIRNAGNIVPSYGPEPGGVSASVEYAVAVLKVSDIVICGHSDCGAIGAIATGQCLAHLPAVAHWLRYADSAKVVIDARQHATAQARMDALVRENVIAQLANIRTHPAVALALEQGRLNLHGWVYDIASGSIDALDGNSRHFVPLAANPQTCALETKGKRAPWGP, from the coding sequence ATGCAAAAAATCATCGACGGCTTTCTGAACTTCCAGCAGAACGTCTTTCCCGAACACAGCGAACTGTTCCAGCGCCTGGCCAAGGCACAGAGTCCAAGCGCCCTGTTCGTCACCTGCTCGGACAGCCGGGTCGTGCCCGAACTGCTCACCCAGCAGGACCCGGGCGATCTTTTCGTGATCCGCAATGCCGGCAACATCGTGCCCAGCTACGGGCCGGAGCCGGGCGGCGTCTCGGCCTCGGTGGAATACGCGGTGGCCGTGCTCAAGGTCAGCGACATCGTCATCTGCGGCCACTCCGATTGCGGCGCGATAGGCGCCATCGCCACCGGCCAGTGCCTGGCCCACCTGCCGGCGGTGGCGCACTGGCTGCGCTACGCCGATTCGGCCAAAGTCGTGATCGATGCGCGCCAGCACGCGACGGCGCAGGCGCGCATGGATGCTTTGGTGCGCGAGAACGTCATCGCCCAGCTCGCCAACATCCGCACCCACCCGGCTGTCGCGCTGGCGCTCGAGCAAGGCCGGCTCAACCTGCACGGCTGGGTATATGACATCGCCAGTGGCTCGATCGACGCCCTCGACGGCAACAGCCGCCATTTCGTCCCGCTCGCCGCCAATCCACAGACCTGCGCCCTGGAGACCAAGGGCAAACGCGCGCCCTGGGGGCCCTGA